The proteins below come from a single Actinomycetota bacterium genomic window:
- a CDS encoding M42 family metallopeptidase, giving the protein MMDLPLLRGLCEASGPPGAEDRVRDIVRARLAATADRVDDLAMGCIDGVREPDGEAAGRLMLAAHMDEIGLMVTHVDERGYVKFIPLGGWDPRTLVGQRVLIHGREDVLGIVGTTPVHLLDEAARSKAPKMEDLTIDLGLPAERAQELVRKGDVATRVRDLAELGELVTGKALDDRVGVYVMLEGLRTAGPSHMEVHATATAQEEVGLRGARTAAHRIAPDIAVAIDTCPADDGPGTPKEGPSTRLGEGAAIRVMDASAIGHRGMVDLLIALAEERDVPHQLHVSNKGGTDTASLQLSGQGSIAGCISIPTRYVHTSVEACHPDDIDAAVALTAALIEQAHRLLEPA; this is encoded by the coding sequence GTGATGGACCTGCCGCTGCTGCGCGGGCTCTGCGAGGCCTCGGGGCCCCCGGGGGCCGAGGACCGCGTGCGCGACATCGTCCGGGCCCGGCTCGCGGCCACCGCCGACCGCGTGGACGACCTCGCGATGGGCTGCATCGACGGCGTGCGCGAACCCGACGGCGAGGCCGCCGGACGCCTGATGCTCGCGGCGCACATGGACGAGATCGGCCTCATGGTCACCCACGTGGACGAACGCGGCTACGTGAAGTTCATCCCGCTCGGCGGCTGGGACCCCCGCACGCTCGTGGGACAGCGGGTGCTCATCCATGGCCGTGAGGACGTGCTGGGGATCGTCGGTACCACGCCGGTGCACCTGCTCGATGAGGCCGCTCGCAGCAAGGCCCCCAAGATGGAGGACCTCACGATCGACCTCGGCCTGCCCGCCGAGCGCGCGCAGGAACTCGTGCGAAAGGGTGACGTGGCGACCCGCGTGCGCGACCTGGCCGAGCTGGGCGAACTGGTCACGGGCAAGGCGCTGGACGACCGCGTGGGCGTGTACGTGATGCTTGAGGGGCTGCGCACGGCCGGGCCGTCGCACATGGAGGTGCACGCCACGGCCACCGCGCAGGAGGAGGTCGGGCTTCGCGGCGCGCGCACGGCGGCCCATCGCATCGCCCCCGACATCGCGGTGGCCATCGACACCTGCCCGGCCGACGATGGTCCCGGCACCCCCAAGGAGGGACCGTCCACGCGCCTGGGCGAGGGCGCCGCGATCCGCGTGATGGACGCCAGCGCCATCGGCCATCGTGGAATGGTCGACCTGCTCATCGCGCTGGCCGAGGAGCGTGATGTCCCCCACCAGCTGCACGTGTCGAACAAGGGCGGCACCGACACCGCCAGCCTTCAGCTCTCAGGGCAGGGATCGATCGCGGGCTGCATCTCCATCCCCACCCGCTACGTGCACACGAGCGTTGAGGCCTGCCACCCCGATGACATCGATGCCGCGGTGGCGCTCACGGCCGCGCTCATCGAGCAGGCGCACCGCCTGCTCGAGCCCGCCTAG
- a CDS encoding rhomboid family intramembrane serine protease, which yields MSSPRSARSTMARLGLPSRVAKAASAQASCSFSSGRPGGGVVANGAGVVVTCCLSGQVGTTARDRPRSGQVGSEAARNPPVNGRHDPSSGYRTPHGHGESGIPWRQVANQTTDTAAAEPRCRWHPERGTLISCSTCDTPICPDCARTAAVGIKCPECAGGTRPGSVTSRVRGLDLALRTGGAPLTVGIIALCVAIAVIGLAQGVTISAANAGIAVDLGLFGPFVAEGQWYRIITSAFVHAGLIHLLFNLIVLWWLGGALERYAGSLRFGAIYLASIIWGAAGALLFAPDALTVGASGGIYGLMAALLVLERQQGIALLGSSVGIFLLLNLAITFIIPGISIGGHLGGLAGGFLAALALSALGRGHMAYGRMAPAVIGGMVAVLVGGFAIAVVVA from the coding sequence ATGTCGAGCCCCAGGAGCGCGCGATCGACGATGGCGCGGCTCGGCCTGCCGTCACGGGTGGCGAAGGCCGCGAGCGCGCAGGCGTCGTGCTCCTTCAGCTCCGGGAGGCCCGGGGGAGGGGTGGTTGCGAATGGCGCAGGCGTCGTCGTCACGTGCTGCCTCTCAGGTCAAGTGGGTACGACCGCGCGGGACCGGCCGCGGTCGGGCCAAGTGGGTAGTGAAGCCGCCCGGAACCCCCCTGTCAACGGGCGACATGACCCGTCCTCAGGGTACCGAACGCCCCATGGCCATGGGGAAAGCGGGATACCATGGCGCCAAGTGGCAAACCAGACCACCGATACCGCTGCCGCAGAGCCCCGATGCCGCTGGCATCCGGAGCGCGGGACCCTCATCTCGTGCTCCACCTGCGACACGCCGATCTGCCCCGATTGCGCCCGCACGGCGGCCGTGGGCATCAAGTGCCCCGAATGCGCGGGCGGGACCCGTCCGGGGTCGGTCACCAGTCGCGTCAGGGGGCTCGACCTGGCACTGCGCACAGGCGGCGCGCCCCTGACGGTGGGCATCATCGCGCTGTGCGTGGCCATCGCGGTCATCGGGCTCGCGCAGGGCGTCACCATCTCGGCCGCCAACGCAGGCATCGCCGTGGACCTCGGCCTGTTCGGCCCCTTCGTGGCCGAGGGGCAGTGGTACCGCATCATCACCTCGGCATTCGTGCATGCCGGGCTCATCCACCTGCTGTTCAACCTGATCGTGCTGTGGTGGCTGGGCGGGGCGCTTGAGCGCTATGCCGGCTCGCTGCGGTTCGGCGCCATCTATCTGGCCAGCATCATCTGGGGGGCCGCGGGCGCGCTGCTGTTCGCCCCCGACGCGCTCACCGTGGGCGCATCGGGCGGCATCTACGGCCTCATGGCCGCGCTGCTGGTGCTCGAGCGCCAGCAGGGAATCGCCCTGCTGGGGTCGAGCGTGGGCATCTTCCTACTGCTGAACCTCGCCATCACCTTCATCATCCCGGGCATCTCGATCGGCGGGCACCTGGGTGGGCTGGCGGGGGGCTTCCTCGCCGCGCTGGCCCTGTCGGCCCTCGGGCGCGGCCACATGGCCTACGGGCGCATGGCCCCGGCGGTGATCGGCGGCATGGTGGCGGTGCTCGTGGGCGGGTTCGCCATCGCCGTCGTGGTGGCGTAG
- a CDS encoding zinc-binding dehydrogenase — MRAIRMSEPGGPEVLVLEDLPDLEPGTGEVVVSLKAAALNRRDVFVRKGVAKVPLPLTPGSDGAGVVSAVGAGVSGVAEGDEVIILPSLAWGDDQRAPGRRFRILGGPDQGTYAQQIVIAAENVYPKPGRLSWHEAAALPLAGLTAWRALFSRARVQPGEAVLVIGIGGGVATFALHLAKAAGCKVVVTSSSDDKLASAAALGADAGVNYATAGDDWPAAVKDANGGGVDVVIDSVGSTWAGSVDSCAPGGRVVVFGGTGGAKVEMMVRPVTLGQVGVLGTTMGSPAEFAQLLAAVDAQSWVPVIDSVRPLADAAAAHEREEAGLHFGKLVLECA, encoded by the coding sequence GTGAGGGCGATTCGCATGAGCGAGCCCGGTGGCCCCGAGGTGCTGGTGCTCGAGGACCTCCCCGATCTGGAGCCCGGCACCGGCGAGGTCGTGGTGTCGCTCAAGGCCGCGGCGCTCAACCGCCGCGATGTGTTCGTGCGCAAGGGCGTGGCCAAGGTGCCACTCCCCCTTACCCCGGGGTCGGACGGCGCCGGCGTGGTGAGCGCCGTCGGCGCCGGCGTATCCGGCGTGGCCGAGGGCGACGAGGTCATCATCCTGCCGTCCCTCGCATGGGGAGATGATCAGCGCGCGCCCGGCCGGCGCTTCCGCATCCTCGGCGGCCCCGACCAGGGCACCTACGCCCAGCAGATCGTCATCGCGGCCGAGAACGTCTACCCCAAGCCCGGGCGGCTGTCATGGCACGAGGCCGCAGCGCTTCCCCTGGCGGGGCTCACCGCCTGGCGCGCGCTGTTCAGCCGCGCGCGGGTGCAGCCCGGCGAGGCCGTGCTGGTCATCGGAATCGGCGGCGGCGTGGCCACCTTCGCACTGCACCTGGCGAAGGCCGCGGGGTGCAAGGTAGTGGTCACCTCGTCATCGGACGACAAGCTGGCCAGTGCCGCGGCGCTGGGCGCCGATGCGGGCGTGAACTACGCGACCGCGGGCGATGACTGGCCGGCAGCGGTGAAGGACGCCAACGGCGGCGGCGTGGACGTGGTGATCGACTCGGTGGGCTCCACCTGGGCCGGCAGCGTGGACTCCTGCGCGCCGGGCGGCCGCGTGGTGGTGTTCGGAGGCACCGGCGGCGCGAAGGTGGAGATGATGGTGCGCCCCGTCACCCTCGGGCAGGTCGGAGTGCTCGGCACCACCATGGGCAGCCCGGCGGAGTTCGCCCAGCTGCTCGCGGCCGTGGACGCCCAGTCGTGGGTGCCGGTGATCGACAGCGTGCGGCCCCTTGCCGACGCCGCCGCCGCGCATGAGCGCGAAGAGGCCGGCCTGCACTTCGGCAAGCTCGTGCTGGAGTGCGCATGA